In the Clavelina lepadiformis chromosome 8, kaClaLepa1.1, whole genome shotgun sequence genome, one interval contains:
- the LOC143468491 gene encoding solute carrier family 15 member 2-like isoform X2, protein MSDKKANNEKEDERNNISEMEEIKPKKPFPFSIFFILGNEFCERYSYYGMRTILVLYLKYYLHWDDNTATAVYHAFTVLAYLFPLLGAVLADSWWGKYNTILWLSIVYSIGMVINTLGAIGDLGDLTVHAVLSSIGLFVIAVGTGGIKPCVSAFGGDQFDADQDEYRRSFFSLFYFSINAGSLVSTFVSPLIREEVQCFGGDCYALAFGIPAALMLVAIISFVIGTKWYKRIPPSGNIFLEVSKTIWKAWKIRWNTKSSKRNKDHWLDYALHENNDNAILIRDIKYVLNVLVLYIPLPLFWTLFDQQGSRWTLQATRMDGYVGTLHVLPDQMQICNPLMIVCLIPIFEATLYPLLRRYNINFSPLRRMTLGMILAGISFVVAALVQMMIDENLTKTPYNNQETSLRVINSAAECSLLVRSSVYSDWETGEGEGSGIVVGPFPLDPGNATNSVGEMVKPGTFNFNYGCESILTSSLDKEISLAGLKAHDVIFYKDFADSLKYIQKDHRTEKSDSGGAFITVVNTFSVPVFIEVYGVKREIKSGSWADDTGDNGLPDTHRGTYALYVSFDNSTTTRFERKFTLKTGALYTLVLRDSNPTDDIYDDDQLIMDQYTDINPNDVSIFWMIPQYFIITLGEVFLSVTGLEFSYSQAPQSMKSVLQSFWLLTVSIGNIIVLIVAEARLIPKQADEYFLFAGLIGVAAILFIILSVRYKYVDQSEFDDDDSDNDSMRKEDLGKENPTFVHNTEM, encoded by the exons ATGTCCGACAAAAAAG CAAACAACGAGAAAGAAGACGAAAGAAATAACATCTCCGAGATGGAAGAAATAAAACCTAAG AAACCATTCCCGTTCAGCATTTTCTTCATCTTGGGAAATGAATTCTGTGAACGATATTCTTATTATGGCATGCGAA CAATCCTTGTCCtgtatttgaaatattatcTACATTGGGATGACAACACTGCTACAGCTGTCTACCACGCCTTCACTGTGCTGGCCTATTTGTTTCCTCTGCTTGGAGCTGTATTGGCCGACAGTTGGTGGGGTAAATACAA CACAATCCTGTGGCTTTCAATAGTGTACTCCATTGGTATGGTGATTAACACACTGGGTGCCATCGGAGACCTGGGAGACTTGACTGTTCATGC AGTATTGTCTTCAATCGGTCTTTTTGTCATTGCTGTTGGAACGGGGGGCATCAAACCTTGTGTTTCGGCGTTCGGAGGAGATCAGTTTGATGCTGACCAA GATGAATATCGCCGAAGTTTTTTTTCCTTGTTCTACTTTTCAATTAACGCTGGAAGTTTGGTGTCAACTTTTGTGTCACCTTTAATTAGAG AGGAAGTCCAATGTTTCGGAGGTGACTGCTATGCTCTGGCCTTCGGTATTCCTGCAGCACTGATGCTCGTTGCCATCA tttcttttgTAATTGGCACAAAGTGGTACAAAAGAATCCCTCCATCGGGCAATATATTTCTGGAAGTATCGAAAACCATTTgg AAAGCTTGGAAGATTCGTTGGAACACCAAATCATCCAAGCGCAACAAAGACCACTGGCTTGACTACGCTCTGCATGAAAATAATGACAAT GCTATTCTGATCCGTGACATCAAGTATGTGTTGAATGTCCTGGTGCTCTACATCCCGTTGCCTTTATTCTGGACTCTCTTTGACCAGCAAGGATCAAGATGGACATTGCAGGCAACCAGAATGGATGGTTATGTG GGAACTCTGCACGTGCTACCTGACCAAATGCAGATTTGCAATCCTCTTATGATTGTTTGTCTTATTCCTATCTTTGAGGCAACTCTGTACCCCCTTCTTCGTCGATACAATATTAACTTCAG TCCACTTCGGCGCATGACTCTGGGAATGATTCTTGCTGGGATTTCATTCGTTGTTGCTGCTCTCGTGCAAATGATGATCGAC GAAAATTTGACCAAGACGCCGTACAACAATCAGGAAACCAGTCTGAGGGTGATTAATTCTGCTGCCGAATGTTCTTTGCTCGTTAGAAGCAGCGTTTACTCCGACTGGGAAACGGGGGAAGGAGAAGGAAGTGGGATCGTTGTTGGACCTTTTCCTCTTGATCCTGGGAAT GCAACCAACTCAGTCGGGGAAATGGTCAAACCTGGGACGTTTAACTTCAATTATGGTTGCGAGTCTATTTTAACGTCATCCCTAGACAAAGAAATCTCTCTGGCTGGCCTTAAAGCGCATGATGTGATATTTTACAAGGACTTTGCCGACTCACTAAAATACATTCAA AAAGATCATCGGACAGAGAAGTCAGACAGCGGTGGCGCTTTTATTAC aGTCGTGAACACTTTCTCAGTACCGGTttttattgaagtttatgGGGTGAAGAGAGAAATTAAGAGTGGTAGCTGGGCCGATGATACCGGTGATAATGGTTTGCCGGATACACACCGTGGCAC GTATGCTCTTTACGTATCATTTGACAACTCCACAACCACACGTTTCGAAAGAAAGTTTACGCTCAAAACTGGTGCCCTTTACACACTTGTTCTTCGTGATTCCAATCCAACTGATGACATTTACGAT GACGACCAACTAATTATGGATCAGTACACCGACATTAACCCCAATGACGTCAGCATCTTCTGGATGATCCCTCAATATTTCATCATCACACTCGGAGAAGTTTTCCTTTCAGTTACAGGTCTTGAGTTCTCCTACAGTCAG GCTCCTCAAAGCATGAAGTCTGTCTTGCAATCTTTCTGGCTTCTCACCGTATCCATTGGCAACATCATTGTGTTAATTGTAGCTGAAGCTCGACTTATTCCCAAGCAG GCTGATGAATATTTCTTATTCGCTGGTTTGATCGGAGTGGCGGCCatcttgtttattatattgtCAGTTCGTTACAAGTACGTAGACCAGTCAGAATTTGATGACGATGACTCTGACAATGACTCGATGAGGAAAGAAGACCTCGGGAAAGAGAACCCGACTTTCGTCCACAACACGGAAATGTGA
- the LOC143468491 gene encoding solute carrier family 15 member 2-like isoform X1, whose product MIKYKGGSDLTNEDDVELSPLIAGDESVQKHKQRRRRFRFKKLKPFPFSIFFILGNEFCERYSYYGMRTILVLYLKYYLHWDDNTATAVYHAFTVLAYLFPLLGAVLADSWWGKYNTILWLSIVYSIGMVINTLGAIGDLGDLTVHAVLSSIGLFVIAVGTGGIKPCVSAFGGDQFDADQDEYRRSFFSLFYFSINAGSLVSTFVSPLIREEVQCFGGDCYALAFGIPAALMLVAIISFVIGTKWYKRIPPSGNIFLEVSKTIWKAWKIRWNTKSSKRNKDHWLDYALHENNDNAILIRDIKYVLNVLVLYIPLPLFWTLFDQQGSRWTLQATRMDGYVGTLHVLPDQMQICNPLMIVCLIPIFEATLYPLLRRYNINFSPLRRMTLGMILAGISFVVAALVQMMIDENLTKTPYNNQETSLRVINSAAECSLLVRSSVYSDWETGEGEGSGIVVGPFPLDPGNATNSVGEMVKPGTFNFNYGCESILTSSLDKEISLAGLKAHDVIFYKDFADSLKYIQKDHRTEKSDSGGAFITVVNTFSVPVFIEVYGVKREIKSGSWADDTGDNGLPDTHRGTYALYVSFDNSTTTRFERKFTLKTGALYTLVLRDSNPTDDIYDDDQLIMDQYTDINPNDVSIFWMIPQYFIITLGEVFLSVTGLEFSYSQAPQSMKSVLQSFWLLTVSIGNIIVLIVAEARLIPKQADEYFLFAGLIGVAAILFIILSVRYKYVDQSEFDDDDSDNDSMRKEDLGKENPTFVHNTEM is encoded by the exons ATGATCAAATATAAAGGTGGCAGTGACCTCACAAACGAAGATGATGTTGAATTAAGTCCTCTTATCGCTGGAGATGAAAGCgtacaaaaacataaacaaaggCGCCGCAGATTTCGTTTTAAGAAACTT AAACCATTCCCGTTCAGCATTTTCTTCATCTTGGGAAATGAATTCTGTGAACGATATTCTTATTATGGCATGCGAA CAATCCTTGTCCtgtatttgaaatattatcTACATTGGGATGACAACACTGCTACAGCTGTCTACCACGCCTTCACTGTGCTGGCCTATTTGTTTCCTCTGCTTGGAGCTGTATTGGCCGACAGTTGGTGGGGTAAATACAA CACAATCCTGTGGCTTTCAATAGTGTACTCCATTGGTATGGTGATTAACACACTGGGTGCCATCGGAGACCTGGGAGACTTGACTGTTCATGC AGTATTGTCTTCAATCGGTCTTTTTGTCATTGCTGTTGGAACGGGGGGCATCAAACCTTGTGTTTCGGCGTTCGGAGGAGATCAGTTTGATGCTGACCAA GATGAATATCGCCGAAGTTTTTTTTCCTTGTTCTACTTTTCAATTAACGCTGGAAGTTTGGTGTCAACTTTTGTGTCACCTTTAATTAGAG AGGAAGTCCAATGTTTCGGAGGTGACTGCTATGCTCTGGCCTTCGGTATTCCTGCAGCACTGATGCTCGTTGCCATCA tttcttttgTAATTGGCACAAAGTGGTACAAAAGAATCCCTCCATCGGGCAATATATTTCTGGAAGTATCGAAAACCATTTgg AAAGCTTGGAAGATTCGTTGGAACACCAAATCATCCAAGCGCAACAAAGACCACTGGCTTGACTACGCTCTGCATGAAAATAATGACAAT GCTATTCTGATCCGTGACATCAAGTATGTGTTGAATGTCCTGGTGCTCTACATCCCGTTGCCTTTATTCTGGACTCTCTTTGACCAGCAAGGATCAAGATGGACATTGCAGGCAACCAGAATGGATGGTTATGTG GGAACTCTGCACGTGCTACCTGACCAAATGCAGATTTGCAATCCTCTTATGATTGTTTGTCTTATTCCTATCTTTGAGGCAACTCTGTACCCCCTTCTTCGTCGATACAATATTAACTTCAG TCCACTTCGGCGCATGACTCTGGGAATGATTCTTGCTGGGATTTCATTCGTTGTTGCTGCTCTCGTGCAAATGATGATCGAC GAAAATTTGACCAAGACGCCGTACAACAATCAGGAAACCAGTCTGAGGGTGATTAATTCTGCTGCCGAATGTTCTTTGCTCGTTAGAAGCAGCGTTTACTCCGACTGGGAAACGGGGGAAGGAGAAGGAAGTGGGATCGTTGTTGGACCTTTTCCTCTTGATCCTGGGAAT GCAACCAACTCAGTCGGGGAAATGGTCAAACCTGGGACGTTTAACTTCAATTATGGTTGCGAGTCTATTTTAACGTCATCCCTAGACAAAGAAATCTCTCTGGCTGGCCTTAAAGCGCATGATGTGATATTTTACAAGGACTTTGCCGACTCACTAAAATACATTCAA AAAGATCATCGGACAGAGAAGTCAGACAGCGGTGGCGCTTTTATTAC aGTCGTGAACACTTTCTCAGTACCGGTttttattgaagtttatgGGGTGAAGAGAGAAATTAAGAGTGGTAGCTGGGCCGATGATACCGGTGATAATGGTTTGCCGGATACACACCGTGGCAC GTATGCTCTTTACGTATCATTTGACAACTCCACAACCACACGTTTCGAAAGAAAGTTTACGCTCAAAACTGGTGCCCTTTACACACTTGTTCTTCGTGATTCCAATCCAACTGATGACATTTACGAT GACGACCAACTAATTATGGATCAGTACACCGACATTAACCCCAATGACGTCAGCATCTTCTGGATGATCCCTCAATATTTCATCATCACACTCGGAGAAGTTTTCCTTTCAGTTACAGGTCTTGAGTTCTCCTACAGTCAG GCTCCTCAAAGCATGAAGTCTGTCTTGCAATCTTTCTGGCTTCTCACCGTATCCATTGGCAACATCATTGTGTTAATTGTAGCTGAAGCTCGACTTATTCCCAAGCAG GCTGATGAATATTTCTTATTCGCTGGTTTGATCGGAGTGGCGGCCatcttgtttattatattgtCAGTTCGTTACAAGTACGTAGACCAGTCAGAATTTGATGACGATGACTCTGACAATGACTCGATGAGGAAAGAAGACCTCGGGAAAGAGAACCCGACTTTCGTCCACAACACGGAAATGTGA
- the LOC143468491 gene encoding solute carrier family 15 member 2-like isoform X3, translating to MRTILVLYLKYYLHWDDNTATAVYHAFTVLAYLFPLLGAVLADSWWGKYNTILWLSIVYSIGMVINTLGAIGDLGDLTVHAVLSSIGLFVIAVGTGGIKPCVSAFGGDQFDADQDEYRRSFFSLFYFSINAGSLVSTFVSPLIREEVQCFGGDCYALAFGIPAALMLVAIISFVIGTKWYKRIPPSGNIFLEVSKTIWKAWKIRWNTKSSKRNKDHWLDYALHENNDNAILIRDIKYVLNVLVLYIPLPLFWTLFDQQGSRWTLQATRMDGYVGTLHVLPDQMQICNPLMIVCLIPIFEATLYPLLRRYNINFSPLRRMTLGMILAGISFVVAALVQMMIDENLTKTPYNNQETSLRVINSAAECSLLVRSSVYSDWETGEGEGSGIVVGPFPLDPGNATNSVGEMVKPGTFNFNYGCESILTSSLDKEISLAGLKAHDVIFYKDFADSLKYIQKDHRTEKSDSGGAFITVVNTFSVPVFIEVYGVKREIKSGSWADDTGDNGLPDTHRGTYALYVSFDNSTTTRFERKFTLKTGALYTLVLRDSNPTDDIYDDDQLIMDQYTDINPNDVSIFWMIPQYFIITLGEVFLSVTGLEFSYSQAPQSMKSVLQSFWLLTVSIGNIIVLIVAEARLIPKQADEYFLFAGLIGVAAILFIILSVRYKYVDQSEFDDDDSDNDSMRKEDLGKENPTFVHNTEM from the exons ATGCGAA CAATCCTTGTCCtgtatttgaaatattatcTACATTGGGATGACAACACTGCTACAGCTGTCTACCACGCCTTCACTGTGCTGGCCTATTTGTTTCCTCTGCTTGGAGCTGTATTGGCCGACAGTTGGTGGGGTAAATACAA CACAATCCTGTGGCTTTCAATAGTGTACTCCATTGGTATGGTGATTAACACACTGGGTGCCATCGGAGACCTGGGAGACTTGACTGTTCATGC AGTATTGTCTTCAATCGGTCTTTTTGTCATTGCTGTTGGAACGGGGGGCATCAAACCTTGTGTTTCGGCGTTCGGAGGAGATCAGTTTGATGCTGACCAA GATGAATATCGCCGAAGTTTTTTTTCCTTGTTCTACTTTTCAATTAACGCTGGAAGTTTGGTGTCAACTTTTGTGTCACCTTTAATTAGAG AGGAAGTCCAATGTTTCGGAGGTGACTGCTATGCTCTGGCCTTCGGTATTCCTGCAGCACTGATGCTCGTTGCCATCA tttcttttgTAATTGGCACAAAGTGGTACAAAAGAATCCCTCCATCGGGCAATATATTTCTGGAAGTATCGAAAACCATTTgg AAAGCTTGGAAGATTCGTTGGAACACCAAATCATCCAAGCGCAACAAAGACCACTGGCTTGACTACGCTCTGCATGAAAATAATGACAAT GCTATTCTGATCCGTGACATCAAGTATGTGTTGAATGTCCTGGTGCTCTACATCCCGTTGCCTTTATTCTGGACTCTCTTTGACCAGCAAGGATCAAGATGGACATTGCAGGCAACCAGAATGGATGGTTATGTG GGAACTCTGCACGTGCTACCTGACCAAATGCAGATTTGCAATCCTCTTATGATTGTTTGTCTTATTCCTATCTTTGAGGCAACTCTGTACCCCCTTCTTCGTCGATACAATATTAACTTCAG TCCACTTCGGCGCATGACTCTGGGAATGATTCTTGCTGGGATTTCATTCGTTGTTGCTGCTCTCGTGCAAATGATGATCGAC GAAAATTTGACCAAGACGCCGTACAACAATCAGGAAACCAGTCTGAGGGTGATTAATTCTGCTGCCGAATGTTCTTTGCTCGTTAGAAGCAGCGTTTACTCCGACTGGGAAACGGGGGAAGGAGAAGGAAGTGGGATCGTTGTTGGACCTTTTCCTCTTGATCCTGGGAAT GCAACCAACTCAGTCGGGGAAATGGTCAAACCTGGGACGTTTAACTTCAATTATGGTTGCGAGTCTATTTTAACGTCATCCCTAGACAAAGAAATCTCTCTGGCTGGCCTTAAAGCGCATGATGTGATATTTTACAAGGACTTTGCCGACTCACTAAAATACATTCAA AAAGATCATCGGACAGAGAAGTCAGACAGCGGTGGCGCTTTTATTAC aGTCGTGAACACTTTCTCAGTACCGGTttttattgaagtttatgGGGTGAAGAGAGAAATTAAGAGTGGTAGCTGGGCCGATGATACCGGTGATAATGGTTTGCCGGATACACACCGTGGCAC GTATGCTCTTTACGTATCATTTGACAACTCCACAACCACACGTTTCGAAAGAAAGTTTACGCTCAAAACTGGTGCCCTTTACACACTTGTTCTTCGTGATTCCAATCCAACTGATGACATTTACGAT GACGACCAACTAATTATGGATCAGTACACCGACATTAACCCCAATGACGTCAGCATCTTCTGGATGATCCCTCAATATTTCATCATCACACTCGGAGAAGTTTTCCTTTCAGTTACAGGTCTTGAGTTCTCCTACAGTCAG GCTCCTCAAAGCATGAAGTCTGTCTTGCAATCTTTCTGGCTTCTCACCGTATCCATTGGCAACATCATTGTGTTAATTGTAGCTGAAGCTCGACTTATTCCCAAGCAG GCTGATGAATATTTCTTATTCGCTGGTTTGATCGGAGTGGCGGCCatcttgtttattatattgtCAGTTCGTTACAAGTACGTAGACCAGTCAGAATTTGATGACGATGACTCTGACAATGACTCGATGAGGAAAGAAGACCTCGGGAAAGAGAACCCGACTTTCGTCCACAACACGGAAATGTGA
- the LOC143468496 gene encoding solute carrier family 15 member 2-like has translation MANQSEKTYLLPKSNISDADDATDGSKASRKEKSRFPFCIFFILGNEFCERYSFYGMRTILVLYLKYYLLWDATTSTAVFHSFNVLCYLFPLFGAILADSWWGRYKTILWLSVVYAVGMVVNTLGAVGPLGNLTAHAALSCTGLLIIAIGTGGIKPCVAAFGGDQFEAVQENYRRSFFSLFYFAINAGSLLSTFLSPLIREQVKCFGDDCYALAFGIPAILMVVALVFFVTGTRWYKRLPPSGNILVKVTKAIWCAIRNRWKTEKKFRTKDHWIDYALRDDESNATLLRDIKYMLSVLVLFIPLPLFWTLFDQQGSRWTLQAVKMDGYVGGLRILPDQMQICNPLLIVILIPLLEVTLYPCLHRFKINFSPLRRMAFGMILAGMSFVVAALVHMKIDVNYTAVPVNQHQTSLRVINAANCPLVVNSTVYPDWRATRTNGTVIGGLRLEPTNASETLEQFVRPGTFKVSYRCGDDVTQQQERVQLQGLTVYDLIISNNGSKSLKAVLSSHPTKKSDDGKSFVRIVNMLNTTVKVNGKTLLPDKRERLAVDKGRNILAVRAHDVSYAMNYSVGTGGLYTLVLRGKNADVTLLQFTDINPNVVSIFWLIPQYFLITLGEVFLSVTGLEFSYSQAPPSMKSVLQSFWLLTVSVGNIIVLIVAETRLITKQTDEYFLFSGLIAVAAIIFIILAIRYRYVDESEFETNDDSLIEEESTLKED, from the exons ATGGCAAACCAGTCAGAAAAAACTTACCTTTTACCCAAATCTAATATCAGTGACGCTGATGATGCGACAGATGGTAGCAAAGCTTCAAGGAAAGAG AAATCAAGATTTCCATTCTGTATCTTCTTCATCTTGGGAAATGAGTTCTGCGAAAGATATTCGTTCTACGGAATGCGAA CCATCTTGGTTTTATATCTAAAATATTACCTCCTGTGGGATGCTACGACGTCGACTGCAGTTTTTCATTCCTTCAACGTCTTGTGTTACCTCTTCCCCCTGTTTGGGGCCATTCTGGCCGACAGCTGGTGGGGAAGATACAA GACCATTCTTTGGCTCTCTGTAGTGTACGCCGTTGGCATGGTGGTCAACACATTAGGTGCAGTTGGTCCATTGGGAAACTTGACTGCTCATGC AGCTTTGTCGTGCACTGGCCTTCTCATAATAGCGATTGGCACCGGAGGAATTAAGCCTTGTGTCGCCGCATTTGGCGGGGATCAGTTCGAAGCGGTTCAG GAAAATTATCGTCGGAGTTTCTTCTCGCTCTTTTATTTCGCAATAAACGCCGGAAGTTTGTTGTCGACTTTCCTTTCTCCTTTAATACGAG AacaagtcaaatgttttggAGACGACTGCTATGCGCTTGCATTCGGGATCCCTGCAATTCTAATGGTGGTGGCTCTCG TTTTCTTTGTGACGGGAACTCGCTGGTACAAACGACTTCCACCGTCTGGAAATATTTTGGTGAAAGTGACGAAGGCCATCTGG TGCGCCATCAGAAATAGATGGAAAACAGAGAAGAAATTTCGGACCAAAGATCATTGGATCGATTACGCTCTAAGAGATGACGAAAGCAAT GCGACCCTACTCCGAGATATAAAGTACATGCTCAGCGTCCTAGTGCTGTTTATTCCCTTGCCCTTGTTTTGGACGCTCTTTGACCAACAAGGTTCAAGATGGACATTGCAGGCGGTGAAAATGGACGGATACGTG GGAGGACTCCGAATATTGCCGGATCAGATGCAAATATGTAATCCGCTGCTAATTGTTATCCTCATCCCGTTGTTGGAAGTAACGCTGTACCCCTGCCTTCACAGATTCAAAATCAACTTCAG CCCTCTTCGACGAATGGCGTTTGGGATGATTTTGGCGGGAATGTCTTTCGTCGTGGCGGCTCTGGTTCACATGAAGATTGAC GTGAATTACACAGCTGTTCCAGTGAATCAACATCAGACGAGTTTGAGGGTCATCAACGCAGCTAACTGCCCTCTAGTGGTCAACTCCACCGTTTATCCTGATTGGCGGGCGACTCGGACTAACGGAACCGTGATTGGTGGATTGCGTCTGGAGCCAACCAAT GCGTCCGAAACTCTGGAGCAGTTTGTCCGTCCTGGGACATTTAAAGTGAGCTACCGTTGcggtgatgacgtcacacaacAACAAGAACGGGTGCAACTACAAGGGCTGACAGTCTATGACCTCATAATAAGCAACAATGGTTCAAAGAGTTTGAAAGCTGTGTTG TCCTCCCATCCGACCAAGAAATCAGACGATGGGAAGTCATTTGTAAG AATCGTGAACATGCTAAACACGACGGTTAAAGTGAATGGAAAAACCCTACTGCCTGATAAGAGAGAGCGCCTTGCTGTGGATAAAGGGAG GAATATCCTTGCAGTGCGAGCACACGACGTGAGCTACGCGATGAACTACTCTGTAGGCACCGGTGGATTATACACTTTGGTTTTGCGCGgaaaaaac GCTGATGTAACATTGCTTCAGTTCACGGATATCAATCCAAACGTTGTCAGCATATTCTGGTTGATTCCACAATATTTTCTCATCACGCTTGGGGAGGTTTTCCTCTCAGTCACTGGTCTCGAGTTCAGCTACAGTCAA GCCCCCCCCAGCATGAAGTCGGTGCTTCAGTCTTTCTGGCTTCTCACTGTGTCTGTGGGCAACATTATCGTCCTGATCGTTGCCGAAACAAGACTAATCACCAAACAG ACCGAcgaatattttcttttctcgGGCTTGATCGCTGTCGCGGCAATTATCTTTATTATCCTGGCGATCCGGTACCGATATGTTGACGAATCGGAATTTGAAACTAACGACGACTCTTTAATTGAAGAAGAGTCCACCTTAAAGGAGGATTAA